In Zingiber officinale cultivar Zhangliang chromosome 3B, Zo_v1.1, whole genome shotgun sequence, a single window of DNA contains:
- the LOC122055119 gene encoding beta-glucosidase 26-like, which translates to MARDHIELSESESESEVESDRSHGSISVSEWPDPALNLSRDVFLYGFVFGTAASAYQVEGEALKGGRGPSIWDAFVKIPGLIPNNATGDITDYEYHHYKEDIDIMKEHNFDAYRFSISWSRIFPNGTGAINWEGVDYYDRLIDNLILKGIIPYVNLYHYNLPLALQNEYLGWLSPKIVVKNWFTFNEPRVVAALGYDTGSQAPGRATGSKFGGNSSIEPYIVAHNLILSHAVASNKEKLDFFLDFAWYKPHTYSDNDKAAAQRAKDFHLRWFIHPLTYGYYPQSIQDIVKEILPKFTNNEVELVRDDRNGVPIGPRADSYWLYIVSWGLYKAVTYVKENYGNPIVFLSENGMDQTGNVTLPKGLQDTQRRHFYHNYITELKRAIDDGASVIGYFAWSLLDNFEWRLGYTSRFDIVYVDFKNNKRFPKELARWFKKILQRS; encoded by the exons CTAAATCTAAGTCGTGATGTCTTCCTTTATGGCTTTGTATTTGGCACTGCTGCATCTGCTTATCAAGTTGAGGGAGAGGCACTCAAGGGTGGTCGAGGACCTAGCATTTGGGATGCATTTGTAAAAATTCCAG GTCTCATTCCAAATAACGCAACGGGTGATATAACAGACTATGAGTATCATCATTATAAG GAAGATATTgacatcatgaaggagcacaaTTTTGATGCTTATAGATTCTCGATCTCTTGGAGTAGAATTTTTCCAA ATGGAACTGGAGCCATTAATTGGGAAGGTGTTGATTATTATGATAGGCTAATTGACAATTTAATACTAAAAG GTATTATTCCATATGTCAATCTCTATCACTACAATCTTCCATTGGCACTCCAAAATGAGTACTTGGGTTGGTTGAGTCCTAAGATAGT AGTGAAAAATTGGTTCACATTCAATGAGCCAAGGGTGGTGGCAGCTTTAGGTTATGATACTGGTTCTCAAGCCCCTGGAAGAGCTACTGGTAGCAAATTTGGAGGAAACTCATCTATAGAGCCTTATATTGTGGCTCATAATCTTATCTTATCTCATGCTGTAGCA AGCAACAAGGaaaaattggatttttttttggattttgctTGGTATAAGCCTCACACTTACTCTGACAATGATAAAGCTGCTGCTCAAAGAGCTAAAGATTTTCATTTGAGATG GTTCATTCACCCTCTAACATATGGATACTATCCTCAATCCATTCAAGACATTGTTAAAGAAATATTGCCAAAATTTACTAACAATGAAGTGGAGCTAGTTAGAG ATGATCGAAATGGGGTACCAATTGGACCAAGG GCTGATTCATATTGGCTCTACATAGTTTCGTGGGGATTGTATAAGGCAGTGACATATGTTAAGGAAAACTATGGCAATCCAATTGTTTTTCTATCTGAAAATG GCATGGATCAAACGGGCAATGTCACACTTCCAAAAGGTTTGCAAGATACTCAAAGGAGACATTTTTATCATAACTACATTACTGAACTAAAGAGAGCTATAGATGATGGTGCTTCAGTGATTGGGTACTTTGCATGGTCTCTTCTTGATAACTTTGAATGGAGATTAGGATACACATCAAGGTTTGATATTGTCTATGTTGACTTTAAGAATAATAAGCGCTTCCCGAAGGAATTAGCTCGTTGGTTCAAGAAGATTCTCCAGAGGAGTTAa